A genome region from Mugil cephalus isolate CIBA_MC_2020 chromosome 13, CIBA_Mcephalus_1.1, whole genome shotgun sequence includes the following:
- the mrps6 gene encoding 28S ribosomal protein S6, mitochondrial: MPRYELALILKAMQRPEMAACLRRTVETLMERGAVVRNLENLGERQLPYKMTKHNERHTRGAYFLIDFYSAPNILIELQDHLHRDIDVVRPTVLKKDDQVPDRKCCGPQH; this comes from the coding sequence ATGCCTCGGTACGAGCTGGCCCTCATCTTGAAGGCGATGCAGCGGCCGGAGATGGCGGCTTGTCTGCGGCGGACAGTGGAGACTTTAATGGAGCGGGGCGCCGTTGTGAGAAACCTGGAGAACCTTGGAGAGAGACAGCTGCCCTACAAGATGACCAAACACAACGAGAGGCACACCAGAGGGGCCTACTTTTTGATTGACTTCTACTCGGCTCCCAATATCCTCATTGAGCTACAGGATCACCTTCACCGTGATATCGACGTGGTGAGGCCCACCGTGCTGAAGAAGGACGACCAGGTCCCCGATAGAAAATGCTGTGGCCCCCAACACTGA
- the nolc1 gene encoding nucleolar and coiled-body phosphoprotein 1: protein MAEQKSVPSDLYKSVYSFLLENKFTKAAQQFLKQTKVNPQDQNEESLVNIYNFWMKSPEAKKRKAPAKATNGPSAKKAKTSKESSSSEDSSSEDEESGAKQTTKVPAAVKTPPAKAAAAKAESSSSEDSSDSEEEKAPAKSPAKAPVKQPVVAAADSTRKKDSSSSSEESDSEDEKPAKAPAPKATAAKAAVPAKGAAQKKQESSSSEDSSSDSEDEKPAKAPVKPAPVKKAAAAPAAAAESSSEDSSSEDEAPPSKKTKAGPYSAVPPPASMQKAAAKPAATKAKESDSSDSSDDSSDEDEKKKVAAKPAPVKAAPAKPAVSKPAAKKQESSSDSSDSSSDEEEAKKPAAKVTPAKAAPVKAAPAKAAPAKADDSDEDSSSSEEEEEAKKPAAKVTPAKATPAKSTPAKTTPAQKAKKDESSSSDSDSSSEDEAPAKPSTKAAAPPKPAAASKPPAKAAESSSDSEDSSEDEDKAAKAKPAAKTATPASKPATPAAKPPAAAESSSDSDSSSEDEEPAKKAPAKVASKPAAKPAAKPAAKPAAAEESSSDSDSSSDEEPAEAKKTPAKAATPASKPAAKPAAAKESSSDSDSSSEDEEPAKAKKTPVKAATPASKPATPAAKPAAKPAAAEESSSDSDSSSEDEEPAKAKKTPVKAATPASKPATPAAKPAAAEESSSSESSSEDEEAPAKAKPAATPKPATPASKPGTPAAKANAAAESSSDSDSSDSEDEAAKPAVKKPTPAAAKKPATASAAKPPADSSDDSSSDEEEEPKKAAPASASKPAAKKAAAAPAKKAKESSSDSSDSSDSEAEAPPAKPALTNGKAATPKAGAAKPAESSSSSDSSSEEEEKASKSTSKPATPAATPKTTSAAKPKESSSSSSDSSSDEEEAAPRRAATAPSTPTANSTNGKRKRDEESSEEDEEEVKTPKNKKEVKTPQTFPKANKKSSNVPFRRIEEEKVEVDPRLADNSFDAKYGANGDWGQKANDVLKFTKGKSFRHEKTKKKRGSYRGGAISTSVNSIKFDSD, encoded by the exons ATGGCGGAGCAAAAGTCTGTTCCCAGTGATCTGTACAAATCCGTTTATTCGTTTTTGCTTGAAAACAAGTTCACCAAGGCTGCCCAGCAGTTCCTGAAACAGACGAAAGTC AATCCACAAGACCAAAATGAAGAGAGCCTCGTCAACATCTACAACTTCTGGATGAA ATCTCCCGAAGCCAAGAAACGAAAAGCACCCGCTAAAGCTACAAATGGACCATCAGCCAAGAAAGCGAAAACTAGCAAGGAGAGCTCCAGCAGCGAAGATTCAAGCAGTGAGGATGAGGAGTCTGGTGCGAAACAAACAACTAAAGTTCCTGCAG CTGTCAAAACGCCACCTGCTAAAGCAGCGGCAGCTAAAGCTGAATCCAGCAGCAGTGAAGACTCCAGTGactctgaggaggagaaggctcCTGCAAAGAGTCCTGCAAAG GCGCCTGTGAAACAacctgttgttgctgctgcagacagCACTAGGAAAAAGGACAGCAGCTCTAGCAGTGAAGAATCTGACTCTGAGGATGAAAAGCCTGCCAAAGCTCCCGCACCGA AAGCCACAGCAGCAAAAGCGGCTGTTCCTGCCAAAGGTGCAGCTCAGAAGAAgcaggagagcagcagcagtgaagacAGCTCCTCGGATTCTGAAGATGAAAAACCAGCCAAG GCCCCAGTCAAACCGGCTCCGGTgaagaaagcagcagcagcaccagcagctgctgctgaatcAAGTAGTGAAGACTCCTCATCTGAAGATGAAGCTCCTCCAAGCAAAAAAACCAAagctg GACCATACAGCGCAgtccctcctcctgcttcaaTGCAGAAAGCTGCAGCCAAGCCAGCAGCCACCAAGGCAAAGGAAAGTGACTCTTCAGACAGCAGCGATGACAGCAGTGATgaggatgagaagaagaaagtagcAG CAAAACCTGCACCTGTAAAGGCGGCCCCTGCCAAACCTGCTGTGTCCAAACCTGCTGCAAAGAAGCAAGAATCCAGCTCAGACAGCTCTG ATTCAAGCTCAGATGAAGAGGAGGCCAAGAAGCCTGCAGCTAAAGTCACACCTGCTAAAGCAGCTCCAGTTAAAGCCGCCCCAGCTAAGGCTGCACCTGCTAAAGCAGATGACTCGGATGAAGACTCGTCTAgttcagaggaggaagaggaggcgaaGAAACCTGCAGCAAAAGTGACTCCGGCTAAGGCCACTCCAGCTAAATCGACACCTGCCAAGACTACCCCAGCTCAGAAAGCCAAGAAAGATGAATCCTCTAGCTCAG ATTCAGACAGCAGCTCTGAAGACGAGGCTCCAGCGAAACCTTCCACTAAAGCTGCCGCCCCTCCgaagcctgctgctgcttctaaaCCTCCGGCCAaggcagcagagagcagctctGACTCCGAGGACTCCTCTGAAGATGAGGACAAAGCAGCAAAAGCTAAGCCAGCAGCTAAAACGGCTACTCCAGCTTCAAAACCCGCTACCCCTGCTGCAAAGCCCCCAGCAGCGGCAGAGAGCAGCTCCGACTCTGACTCCTCGTCTGAAGACGAAGAGCCAGCCAAGAAAGCACCGGCTAAAGTTGCATCAAAGCCTGCAGCCAAACCTGCAGCCAAACCTGCAGCTAAGCCAGCCGCTGCAGAAGAGAGTAGCTCTGACTCTGATAGCTCATCTGATGAAGAGCCAGCTGAAGCCAAGAAAACGCCGGCTAAAGCTGCTACTCCAGCTTCAAAGCCTGCAGCTAAACCAGCCGCTGCAAAAGAGAGTAGCTCTGATTCCGACTCTTCGTCCGAAGACGAGGAGCCAGCAAAAGCAAAGAAGACACCGGTTAAAGCTGCCACTCCAGCTTCAAAGCCGGCTACTCCTGCAGCTAAACCTGCAGCTAAACCAGCCGCCGCAGAAGAGAGTAGTTCCGACTCAGACTCTTCATCTGAAGACGAGGAGCCAGCTAAAGCAAAGAAGACACCGGTTAAAGCTGCCACTCCAGCTTCAAAGCCGGCTACTCCTGCAGCTAAACCCGCCGCTgcagaagagagcagcagctccGAGTCCTCCTCCGAGGATGAGGAAGCACCAGCGAAAGCTAAGCCGGCAGCGACACCTAAACCCGCCACACCAGCTTCGAAGCCCGGTACTCCTGCAGCGAAGGCCAACGCAGCAGCAGAAAGCAGCTCTGACTCCGACAGCTCAGACTCTGAAGATGAGGCAGCCAAGCCTGCCGTGAAGAAGCCAACCCCGGCGGCAGCCAAGAAGCCTGCAACCGCTAGCGCCGCTAAGCCTCCCGCAGACTCCAGTGACGACAGCTCCagcgacgaggaggaggaacccAAGAAGGCAGCGCCAGCATCAGCATCCAAGCCTGCAGCCAAAAAGGCGGCCGCAGCCCCGGCAAAGAAGGCTAAGGAGAGCAGCTCAGACTCCTCGGATAGCTCCGATTCAGAGGCAGAGGCTCCCCCCGCAAAGCCCGCACTCACCAACGGCAAGGCAGCTACTCCCAAGGCGGGTGCCGCAAAGCCAGCAGAGTCTTCATCATCCAGTGATAGCAGCTccgaagaggaggaaaaagccaGTAAAAGTACATCCAAACCTGCCACACCAGCTGCAACCCCTAAGACAACTTCAGCGGCTAAACCTAAAgagagcagcagctcctcctcagacAGTTCATCagatgaggaggaagcagcGCCGCGCAGAGCAGCCACTgcaccctccacccccacagCAAACA GTActaatggaaagagaaaaagagatgaagaatCATCagaagaggacgaggaagaaGTAAAGACgccaaaaaacaagaaagaggtTAAGACGCCGCAGACTTTCCCTAAAGCCAATAAGAAG TCTTCCAACGTACCCTTCCGCAGAATagaagaggagaaggtggaAGTGGATCCCCGTCTCGCGGACAATTCTTTCGACGCCAAG TACGGAGCCAACGGCGACTGGGGCCAGAAAGCCAACGACGTCCTCAAGTTCACAAAAGGCAAATCGTTCCGCCACgaaaagacgaagaagaagaggggaagcTACCGCGGCGGAGCCATCTCTACCTCGGTCAACTCCATTAAGTTCGACAGCGACTGA